The Candidatus Schneideria nysicola genome contains a region encoding:
- the ychF gene encoding redox-regulated ATPase YchF yields the protein MVWKCGIIGLPNVGKSTLFNILTDSYAKVGNFPFCTIHPNIGKIFLFDSRAYEISKIIEVKKIFFSYIEFIDIAGLIKGSAYGQGLGNLFLSKIRENHMICHVVRCFDNQDIIHVNNRIDPLEDINIVNTELLLADIDFCEKIILKIKNTSKNFNKFDNFKLSVLERCLYLFNKGILLNTVKWNKEENLFIQSLNFLTLKPIVYIANIGRISTKKSDQYLNIIKKFTQSIVIPICIEKEQEYSQSRKENLNFFSLISQKKSSLYYLIQSIYTLLKLCTFFTYNNNEVRAWTIPIGTIALQAARLIHSSFEKRFIRAQIINFDDYILCKGKKNARVMGKVRIESKNYTVKDGDIIQFLLSK from the coding sequence ATGGTATGGAAATGTGGGATTATTGGATTACCAAATGTAGGTAAATCTACTCTTTTTAATATTTTAACAGATTCATATGCAAAAGTGGGAAATTTTCCTTTTTGTACTATTCATCCCAATATTGGAAAAATATTCTTATTTGATTCTCGAGCTTATGAGATTTCTAAGATTATAGAAGTTAAAAAAATTTTTTTTTCATATATAGAATTTATTGATATAGCTGGTTTAATAAAAGGCTCGGCATATGGACAAGGATTAGGTAATCTATTTTTATCAAAAATTCGTGAAAATCACATGATTTGTCATGTAGTCCGATGTTTCGACAATCAAGATATTATTCATGTAAATAATAGGATTGATCCATTAGAGGATATTAATATTGTTAATACTGAACTTTTATTAGCCGATATAGATTTTTGTGAAAAAATCATTTTAAAAATAAAAAATACTAGTAAAAATTTTAATAAGTTTGATAATTTTAAATTATCAGTTTTAGAAAGATGTTTGTATCTTTTTAATAAAGGTATATTATTAAATACTGTAAAATGGAACAAAGAGGAAAATCTTTTTATTCAAAGTCTAAATTTTTTAACTCTTAAACCTATTGTATATATAGCTAATATAGGGAGAATTTCTACAAAAAAAAGTGATCAGTATTTAAATATAATAAAAAAATTTACTCAATCTATCGTCATTCCAATTTGTATAGAAAAAGAACAGGAATATTCTCAGTCTAGAAAAGAAAATTTAAATTTTTTTTCTTTGATTTCACAAAAAAAATCCTCTTTATATTATTTAATTCAATCTATTTATACTTTACTAAAATTATGTACTTTTTTTACTTATAATAATAATGAGGTACGTGCTTGGACTATACCTATTGGGACTATTGCTTTACAAGCAGCTCGTCTTATCCATAGTAGTTTTGAAAAAAGATTTATACGTGCTCAAATTATTAATTTTGATGATTATATTTTGTGTAAAGGAAAAAAAAATGCAAGAGTAATGGGTAAAGTACGTATAGAAAGTAAGA
- the pth gene encoding aminoacyl-tRNA hydrolase — MTIKLIVGLSNYGNQYTFTRHNAGAWYLKKLVELNGSIKKRIFEEKKHLLACINHMILYDKIIYLLLPMTSMNISGQSVLAVKNFYRILSQEILIVHDDLDLLPGIVKLQLGGSHGGHNGLKSIIQYLGYEMNFYRLRIGIGRPDKKNKKNIASFVLGTPLLSEKILIEEAIHRAINCTYILVKDGIEKAMQRLNKKNNYSL; from the coding sequence ATGACTATAAAATTGATTGTAGGATTATCAAATTACGGAAATCAATATACTTTTACACGTCATAATGCTGGTGCTTGGTATCTAAAAAAATTAGTTGAATTAAATGGTTCTATTAAAAAACGTATTTTTGAAGAGAAAAAGCATCTTTTAGCTTGTATAAATCATATGATTTTATATGATAAAATTATATATCTATTATTACCTATGACCTCAATGAATATCAGTGGACAATCTGTTTTAGCAGTTAAAAATTTTTATAGAATTTTATCACAAGAGATTTTAATAGTACATGATGATTTAGATTTATTACCAGGTATTGTTAAATTACAATTAGGAGGGAGTCATGGAGGACATAATGGATTGAAAAGTATTATTCAATATTTAGGATATGAAATGAATTTTTATCGTTTAAGAATTGGTATAGGTCGTCCTGATAAAAAAAATAAAAAGAATATTGCTAGTTTTGTACTTGGAACCCCATTATTATCAGAAAAAATTTTAATTGAAGAAGCTATTCATAGAGCTATAAATTGTACTTATATACTAGTCAAAGATGGGATAGAAAAGGCAATGCAAAGATTAAATAAAAAAAATAATTATTCTCTTTAA
- the folK gene encoding 2-amino-4-hydroxy-6-hydroxymethyldihydropteridine diphosphokinase, producing MKRIYLSLGSNIANPEYQINTALKAISDLPNTNLIASSSWYRSRPMGPQNQPDFLNIVVMLDTSLNPQILLYYIQKIENQQGRIRQQRWGPRSIDIDILLFGEDRIKNSRLIIPHYDIYNRLFVLYPLYELDYPMNLLQKEKIKKRLIQDFNTLQYWDNIHRLCYY from the coding sequence ATGAAACGTATCTATTTATCTCTTGGTAGCAATATAGCTAATCCTGAATATCAGATCAACACTGCTCTAAAAGCAATTAGTGATTTACCTAATACTAATTTAATCGCTTCTTCTTCTTGGTATCGTAGTCGTCCAATGGGACCTCAAAATCAACCGGATTTTCTTAATATAGTTGTCATGTTAGATACCTCTCTTAATCCTCAAATTCTACTATATTATATTCAAAAAATTGAAAATCAACAAGGACGTATTAGACAACAACGTTGGGGTCCTCGTTCAATAGATATAGATATTTTATTATTTGGAGAAGATAGAATAAAAAATTCTCGATTAATCATACCACACTATGATATCTATAATCGTTTATTTGTACTATATCCATTGTATGAATTAGATTATCCAATGAATTTATTACAAAAAGAAAAAATAAAAAAGAGATTGATTCAAGATTTTAATACTTTACAATATTGGGATAATATACATAGATTATGTTACTACTAA